In Colwellia sp. M166, a genomic segment contains:
- a CDS encoding glycosyltransferase family 4 protein, which produces MLNIAHILSSLQVGGAERFVIDLCRSQKSQGHNPIIISLGRPGEQLESECDAHGIIFFSTNHSPIFKLIQVTLQIRAMDIVHVHSPYALKFLQVVAFCLKGKIIYTRHGAAPLIGRLWKNLHVKMQPFISAITFVSTEGMENFQNFHQWTKTPCLVIDNGVLIKTTDFKRASSEKVHIGSVGRMIPLKNQFCLLEALTRLTEEVQKNIVVNFFGDGECSTTLKDYRAKNLPNITVNFHGMVNDRENIYANMDVLVVCSETEGLSMVIIEAMANKIPVIATKVGGNPKLVLEQQTGWLFEYDDNAKLAEIIANIVEDKHILEPLAEAAFNYINANFSIESSAKKYAQIYENN; this is translated from the coding sequence ATGTTAAATATTGCACATATTCTAAGCAGTTTGCAAGTTGGAGGGGCCGAACGATTTGTAATTGATTTGTGCCGTAGCCAAAAATCACAAGGGCATAATCCAATAATCATTTCTTTAGGGCGTCCGGGAGAGCAACTAGAGTCAGAATGTGATGCTCATGGGATCATATTTTTTAGTACTAATCATTCACCTATATTTAAACTCATTCAAGTAACTTTGCAGATTAGAGCAATGGATATTGTGCATGTTCATAGCCCTTACGCTTTAAAGTTTCTTCAGGTGGTTGCCTTTTGCTTGAAAGGAAAAATCATTTATACCCGACATGGCGCAGCGCCACTTATTGGGAGACTATGGAAGAATCTACACGTGAAGATGCAGCCGTTTATTAGTGCGATAACGTTTGTTTCGACAGAAGGTATGGAGAATTTTCAAAATTTTCACCAATGGACAAAAACGCCATGCTTGGTTATCGATAATGGAGTGTTAATTAAAACCACGGACTTTAAAAGAGCTAGTTCAGAAAAAGTACACATTGGTTCTGTGGGGAGAATGATCCCACTAAAAAATCAATTTTGTTTACTTGAAGCATTAACGAGACTAACTGAAGAAGTACAGAAGAATATAGTCGTCAATTTTTTTGGTGACGGTGAATGTTCGACGACTTTAAAGGATTATCGTGCTAAAAATTTACCAAACATAACTGTTAATTTCCATGGCATGGTAAACGATAGGGAAAATATTTATGCCAATATGGATGTTTTGGTCGTTTGCTCTGAGACTGAAGGTTTATCGATGGTGATCATTGAGGCTATGGCAAATAAAATACCTGTGATTGCGACAAAAGTTGGAGGGAATCCTAAACTTGTTTTAGAGCAACAAACAGGTTGGCTATTCGAATACGATGATAATGCAAAGTTAGCTGAAATTATTGCAAATATTGTAGAAGATAAACATATTCTCGAGCCTCTAGCTGAAGCAGCTTTTAATTATATTAATGCTAATTTCTCGATCGAATCATCAGCTAAGAAATACGCACAAATTTATGAAAATAATTAA
- a CDS encoding endonuclease/exonuclease/phosphatase family protein: MASVVVFSLPIWANFDSLLMLEHLIIFAPRWWLISLIFILLTFWQFLGKRQRYMLPVLFYIAIVYSDFQVPNVFNFNKEGHTNIRVVTVNMGEGSQLIKLKQVIKYYQPDLLLLQEIKSKSIDELNADYEFTDCEGSLCLLSKYPFERTVSLSRSMLNGFGNFAVSYSVVINEQNINVSNVHFETPREVLLDIIKLGRLNGRAIEKADNRELEATIFGETVKGKTNVIIAGDFNMPDDDPIYVANFSWLSNAINERGLGFNHTQYINWQGVPFLSFRIDHILYSENITAKHVKILASLGGDHRPVMTSLQVGE, encoded by the coding sequence TTGGCAAGTGTTGTCGTTTTTAGTTTACCTATCTGGGCAAATTTCGATTCACTTTTAATGCTCGAACACTTAATTATATTTGCGCCTCGTTGGTGGTTAATTTCCTTAATTTTTATATTGTTAACTTTCTGGCAGTTTCTTGGTAAACGTCAGCGTTATATGCTCCCAGTATTGTTTTATATTGCTATTGTTTATTCTGATTTCCAAGTACCTAATGTATTCAATTTCAATAAGGAAGGACATACGAACATTAGAGTTGTTACCGTAAATATGGGTGAAGGCAGTCAATTAATTAAATTGAAGCAAGTGATTAAATACTATCAACCAGATTTACTTTTATTGCAGGAAATAAAATCTAAATCAATTGATGAACTTAATGCTGATTATGAGTTTACAGATTGTGAAGGTAGCCTTTGTTTGCTGAGTAAGTATCCATTCGAGCGCACAGTATCATTAAGTCGAAGTATGCTTAATGGCTTTGGAAATTTTGCAGTGTCGTATTCAGTCGTGATTAATGAGCAAAATATCAACGTATCAAATGTTCACTTTGAAACGCCGAGAGAGGTGCTGCTAGATATTATAAAATTGGGTAGGTTAAATGGTAGAGCAATCGAGAAGGCTGATAATCGAGAGCTAGAAGCTACTATTTTTGGTGAGACAGTAAAAGGAAAAACTAATGTAATTATCGCCGGGGATTTTAATATGCCTGACGATGATCCTATCTATGTAGCGAACTTTTCATGGCTTAGTAATGCAATTAACGAGCGTGGTTTGGGTTTTAACCATACGCAATATATTAATTGGCAGGGAGTTCCCTTTTTAAGCTTTCGTATTGACCATATTTTATACTCTGAAAATATAACAGCGAAGCATGTGAAAATACTTGCATCCCTTGGCGGAGATCACCGACCTGTAATGACGTCATTACAGGTCGGTGAATAA
- the xrt gene encoding exosortase — protein sequence MTKATFFDITTANKPLIGIFVLFAAICALNTPILVTLWRHGFDDGTYSHAFLVPFISLYLYYQLSLSGKLQFRETLAISPAISLLISCYLLFVTSNAQISIGYWGALLAVCITSVNMLYKFNWSIVFPAAFLVFILPFWGLLVPLLQSLSITAVTYIMSFTGVPTYVEGNFVTIPAGVFEIADGCSGLRYMIVSLAIGTLFIFLNIKDTKRAILFLSLTIFGALLTNWIRITALILIGEYTNMESSLMEDHNTFGWYLYVPFMILLFTWGGRLASPALPVKETGSFTNNNAAPSVLIFTIFALIVSSVSLKALISPTINNLQENQSPIKQPQPQRLFYYSVEHIVTDNSDDMTTYNIYSFNQDDLDSKATFFGNELIPKEWKVKSSHIEDDWQVFFVYQGSKNAIVKVSYEIALKRSATPRQFKLNRLMTGLISIEKSKLHWKFILCKTSCDA from the coding sequence ATGACTAAAGCGACTTTTTTTGACATAACAACAGCCAACAAGCCCCTTATCGGTATATTTGTCCTTTTTGCTGCTATTTGTGCGTTGAACACTCCTATTCTGGTCACTTTATGGCGGCATGGCTTTGATGATGGCACATACTCTCATGCTTTCCTCGTACCTTTTATTAGTCTCTATCTCTATTACCAGCTATCGTTAAGTGGAAAATTGCAATTTCGAGAAACACTAGCCATTTCTCCCGCCATCTCTTTACTCATAAGTTGCTATTTATTATTTGTCACCAGTAACGCTCAAATAAGTATTGGTTATTGGGGGGCATTATTAGCCGTATGTATAACCAGTGTTAATATGCTTTACAAATTCAATTGGAGCATTGTATTTCCTGCCGCTTTTTTAGTTTTTATCTTACCATTTTGGGGTCTACTGGTCCCTTTATTACAAAGCTTATCAATAACGGCTGTAACTTATATTATGAGTTTTACAGGCGTACCAACCTATGTCGAGGGTAACTTTGTCACTATTCCCGCAGGAGTATTCGAAATTGCAGACGGTTGTAGTGGTTTAAGATACATGATTGTTTCACTCGCGATTGGTACACTTTTTATTTTTCTTAATATAAAAGACACTAAACGAGCCATCTTATTTTTATCTCTCACAATATTCGGCGCATTACTGACTAATTGGATAAGAATCACCGCACTTATTTTAATCGGTGAATATACCAATATGGAAAGCAGCTTAATGGAAGACCATAATACTTTTGGCTGGTATCTTTATGTGCCATTTATGATTTTACTTTTTACTTGGGGTGGTCGACTGGCTAGTCCTGCTTTACCCGTAAAAGAAACAGGTTCTTTTACGAATAATAATGCCGCTCCATCTGTACTAATTTTTACCATTTTCGCGCTTATAGTTTCATCAGTTTCACTAAAAGCACTGATTTCTCCCACTATAAATAACTTACAAGAAAATCAGTCACCTATAAAGCAGCCACAACCTCAACGTTTATTTTATTATTCTGTAGAGCATATTGTCACTGACAACTCAGATGATATGACTACTTATAATATATATTCATTTAATCAAGATGATTTAGATAGTAAAGCGACATTCTTCGGCAATGAATTAATTCCGAAAGAATGGAAAGTTAAAAGCAGTCATATTGAAGATGATTGGCAAGTATTTTTTGTTTATCAAGGTAGTAAAAACGCTATTGTCAAAGTTAGCTATGAAATAGCACTGAAGAGGTCAGCAACACCAAGACAGTTCAAGCTGAATAGACTTATGACAGGGCTAATAAGTATCGAAAAAAGTAAACTCCACTGGAAGTTTATACTATGTAAAACAAGCTGTGATGCTTAA
- the prsT gene encoding XrtA/PEP-CTERM system TPR-repeat protein PrsT, with translation MRLIKIVVCGLILSIGTVSCGEKQTASSHIATAKSLNETSQINQVIIELKNAIQLEPKNAEARYLLGQSYLNQGSGVNAAKELEKALSLQFPHNEVVPSLARAYLLTEDDTGILSLDEHSDKLSNTAKAQYYAYKVLAALRAEDKVVAESAAALANTAAPNDVYALIASSYLKLANNAHEDAEKLIAQALVIAPNNPDALMLQGQISTAVKDYVQASKSYARYVELQPLSGIGSIYLTESLLKEQRFDEAEAYADSILTNFPNQAFAHYVKAAVKFQSKDYKAAKMHAEKALTSNFNKPYLQLIAGISAYFLNSYEQSYMHLKPVVRYLAPEHPARKMFAYNQLQLGLVTDLNESIGELNPTSDADINFLSSLSFQLAKIGAFEQAKEISEKLITQASSEETSSAESNMREGFLKLMLNDPSGIKDLEKAVEQDPNMKGAELTIAYLAIETGDFEQAERIAKKWQAAYPEKVEGFNIQAAIYIKQGNFELAATTLHKSLELQAENLFALRELTRLSLRQGKKDEAKQWSSKAILLFPKNVSILKQHYFMVKDDLTLEKIKMLYENEKTNIQYGMLYAEVLLELAKFNQADEVLASYPTSIKSPKKLWQLKIITKMKQNNNAEMQKIAQDWLLTNPYQIEPVLLLVNSYSVAKELNRALSLIDKAMISQPNNAKVLQLAKMKLLLDSNKVHDAKDLLQALEQQGLSETNRQGMQGRILLLEGDYVNALPLLERFYQAIPSSQNAIFIAVANARNNQREKAIAGLEQHLDKDPQADKIRALLANFYTQSNPEKAIQSYEVIVEAQPNNAIALNNLAWLNLESSNYEAALAYAEKAYELAGSIANISDTYGQVLLKSGDKVAALVKADEAYSISLGKDIDIALNYIELLILNNKVDMAKKLLTEVKPKSDKQIAKFNVLLAKL, from the coding sequence ATGAGACTGATTAAAATTGTTGTATGTGGACTGATTCTGTCAATCGGCACCGTTAGCTGCGGAGAAAAGCAAACGGCGAGTTCACATATAGCTACTGCCAAAAGCTTGAACGAAACAAGCCAAATAAATCAAGTTATTATTGAATTGAAAAATGCGATTCAATTAGAGCCAAAAAATGCAGAAGCGCGTTATTTACTTGGCCAAAGCTATTTAAATCAAGGTAGCGGTGTCAATGCAGCGAAAGAATTAGAAAAAGCCCTGAGTTTACAGTTTCCTCATAATGAGGTTGTTCCTTCGTTAGCTAGAGCCTACTTACTAACTGAAGATGATACAGGCATTTTATCTCTTGACGAACATAGTGATAAATTATCGAACACGGCTAAAGCGCAATATTATGCTTATAAAGTTTTAGCCGCTTTAAGAGCAGAAGATAAAGTCGTAGCTGAGTCTGCTGCAGCATTAGCGAATACGGCTGCGCCTAACGATGTCTATGCTTTGATAGCGAGTAGTTATTTAAAGTTAGCTAATAATGCCCATGAAGATGCTGAAAAACTAATTGCTCAAGCATTGGTCATAGCACCTAACAATCCTGATGCGTTAATGTTGCAAGGGCAAATATCAACAGCCGTAAAAGATTATGTTCAAGCAAGTAAAAGTTATGCTCGATATGTTGAATTACAGCCTTTGTCAGGCATAGGCTCAATTTACTTAACGGAGTCTTTGTTAAAAGAACAGCGCTTTGATGAGGCAGAAGCCTATGCTGACTCTATTTTAACTAACTTTCCTAACCAAGCATTTGCTCATTATGTCAAGGCAGCAGTCAAGTTTCAGTCAAAAGATTATAAAGCAGCAAAAATGCATGCAGAAAAAGCATTAACGAGTAATTTCAATAAACCTTACCTACAACTGATTGCGGGTATAAGTGCTTACTTTTTAAATAGCTATGAACAAAGTTATATGCATTTAAAACCAGTAGTGAGATACCTAGCACCAGAGCATCCAGCACGTAAAATGTTTGCTTATAACCAGCTACAGCTTGGTTTGGTTACTGATTTAAATGAAAGTATAGGCGAGCTTAACCCAACTTCAGATGCCGATATCAACTTTTTATCTTCGCTAAGTTTTCAATTAGCAAAAATAGGCGCATTTGAACAAGCAAAAGAGATATCTGAGAAGTTAATCACACAAGCTTCTAGTGAAGAAACATCCTCTGCGGAAAGTAATATGCGCGAGGGCTTTTTGAAATTAATGCTAAATGACCCCTCAGGTATTAAAGACTTAGAAAAGGCTGTCGAACAAGACCCAAATATGAAGGGAGCAGAATTAACCATTGCTTATTTAGCTATTGAAACGGGTGACTTTGAGCAGGCCGAGCGTATCGCTAAAAAATGGCAAGCCGCTTATCCTGAAAAGGTGGAAGGCTTTAATATCCAAGCTGCAATATACATTAAGCAAGGTAACTTTGAGTTAGCGGCAACGACTTTACATAAAAGTCTTGAATTACAAGCTGAAAACTTATTTGCGCTAAGAGAACTAACGAGGCTATCTCTGCGTCAAGGTAAAAAAGATGAGGCTAAGCAATGGTCATCTAAGGCAATATTATTATTTCCTAAAAATGTCAGCATTTTAAAGCAACACTATTTTATGGTTAAAGATGATCTAACCTTAGAAAAAATTAAGATGCTGTATGAGAACGAAAAAACAAATATTCAATATGGAATGTTATATGCTGAGGTGTTACTTGAGCTAGCAAAATTTAACCAAGCAGATGAAGTGCTGGCGTCTTATCCAACGTCAATTAAGTCACCGAAAAAACTTTGGCAATTAAAAATCATTACCAAAATGAAGCAGAATAATAATGCAGAAATGCAGAAAATTGCTCAAGACTGGTTGTTGACTAATCCTTATCAAATTGAACCCGTATTATTGCTTGTTAATAGTTACTCGGTAGCTAAAGAGTTAAACCGAGCGTTAAGTTTGATTGATAAGGCTATGATTAGTCAGCCGAATAATGCTAAAGTTTTACAGCTTGCAAAAATGAAGTTGTTACTAGATTCAAACAAAGTTCATGATGCTAAGGATTTGTTGCAAGCATTAGAGCAACAAGGCTTAAGTGAAACTAATCGCCAAGGAATGCAAGGGCGGATCTTATTGCTTGAAGGGGACTATGTCAATGCTTTGCCGCTTTTGGAAAGGTTTTATCAAGCTATTCCATCTAGCCAAAATGCAATTTTTATTGCGGTTGCCAATGCGAGAAATAACCAACGAGAGAAAGCGATAGCTGGACTCGAGCAGCATTTAGATAAAGATCCGCAAGCAGATAAAATTAGAGCGTTACTGGCGAATTTTTATACCCAGTCAAACCCTGAAAAAGCGATACAAAGTTATGAGGTGATAGTGGAAGCTCAGCCTAATAATGCTATTGCTCTTAATAATTTAGCATGGTTGAATTTAGAGTCTAGTAATTATGAAGCCGCTTTAGCTTATGCTGAAAAAGCTTATGAACTAGCGGGTAGTATTGCTAATATATCAGATACTTATGGACAAGTACTGCTAAAATCAGG
- a CDS encoding glycosyltransferase family 2 protein, whose protein sequence is MRKTSVIIPFYNNDDYIEECINSVLQQTCQPKEIIVVNDGSSSKSRQFLAQLSDKVTIIDHDVNLGIAQARNTGAKNSTGEYLAFLDADDIWQAEKNQQQEHLLINNPELAGCHTGVNIFSQDMNIIETCLNKPKILDLKNSAIESHVVPSSFMIRRSIFLKVGGFDPKVRVEDYDLFLTLITNHYLIQFIPEALTWLRRDNHGNESAKWQFIFYGRNDILKKHGYTLYKHNGLLSLLNFLQRTCELSRWRAKGPINVIFMILSFILPKARSNE, encoded by the coding sequence ATGAGAAAAACCTCTGTTATTATTCCCTTCTATAATAATGATGATTATATTGAAGAGTGTATAAACTCTGTTCTACAACAAACTTGTCAGCCCAAAGAAATCATTGTCGTTAATGATGGTTCATCAAGTAAAAGTCGACAGTTTTTAGCACAACTTAGCGATAAAGTTACAATTATTGATCACGACGTCAACCTTGGTATAGCACAGGCTAGAAATACAGGCGCTAAAAATTCAACGGGTGAATATCTAGCATTTTTAGATGCTGACGATATTTGGCAAGCTGAAAAGAATCAACAACAAGAACATTTATTAATAAATAACCCTGAGTTAGCCGGTTGCCATACTGGCGTGAATATATTTTCACAAGACATGAATATCATTGAGACATGCCTTAATAAGCCAAAGATATTAGATTTAAAAAATAGTGCGATAGAATCACATGTAGTGCCCTCTAGCTTCATGATAAGAAGAAGTATTTTTCTAAAAGTAGGAGGGTTTGACCCAAAAGTTAGAGTGGAAGATTATGATTTATTTCTAACGCTGATAACAAATCATTATCTAATCCAATTTATACCCGAAGCATTAACATGGCTGCGAAGAGATAATCATGGTAATGAATCTGCAAAATGGCAGTTTATCTTTTATGGCCGAAACGACATTTTAAAAAAACACGGCTACACACTATATAAGCACAATGGCTTACTCTCATTATTAAACTTTTTGCAACGTACCTGTGAACTCTCACGTTGGCGAGCTAAGGGACCTATAAATGTTATATTTATGATCCTCTCATTTATTTTGCCTAAAGCAAGATCAAATGAGTAA
- a CDS encoding GNAT family N-acetyltransferase — MTLKISWKIIKSIDELVTYKSQWQKLAKNSPDGFFTSPEWLLEWINVYWQKSWQLSVIIGTTDDTLSVLAPFYIQNKKAFGITYKALFPIGQGEVEHAEVASEYQDILISIKHDEIHAKIANQIKALTYDNLTWRAISKQANLLKISKHLPQARVNVAGTRYAIYNACSKEVLLSKNNRYKWNKCKKLLLENNADFFWCDTDQLQDHWLKLKEIHTQRWRLKNKSGAFTSADFNIFHQNLIKQGLCKISILKIKGKLAAINYYLIGDNCLYFYQSGWKNNYASLSPGFSLHQWSIENNALDCYDFMMGEHQQSYKNSYSCNQIADMFTVRQERQLFKYWLCRLQKKLALKFN; from the coding sequence TTGACACTTAAAATATCTTGGAAAATCATTAAAAGCATTGATGAATTAGTCACTTATAAGTCGCAATGGCAAAAACTTGCTAAAAATTCACCAGACGGTTTTTTTACTTCCCCAGAATGGTTATTAGAGTGGATTAATGTCTACTGGCAAAAAAGTTGGCAATTAAGCGTTATTATTGGCACTACTGATGACACTTTATCAGTGCTAGCCCCCTTTTATATACAAAATAAAAAAGCGTTCGGCATTACCTACAAAGCACTATTTCCAATAGGGCAAGGTGAAGTGGAACATGCAGAAGTCGCCTCAGAGTATCAAGATATATTAATAAGCATTAAACATGATGAAATACATGCAAAAATCGCGAATCAAATTAAAGCGTTAACATATGACAACCTCACTTGGCGTGCAATATCCAAGCAAGCTAATCTGCTCAAAATTAGTAAACACTTACCTCAAGCTAGAGTAAACGTTGCCGGTACTCGCTATGCTATTTATAACGCATGTTCCAAAGAAGTTTTACTTAGTAAAAATAATCGATATAAGTGGAACAAGTGCAAAAAATTGTTATTGGAAAACAATGCAGATTTTTTCTGGTGTGACACGGATCAACTGCAAGACCATTGGCTGAAATTAAAAGAAATTCATACGCAAAGATGGCGACTAAAAAATAAATCAGGAGCATTTACCAGCGCAGACTTTAATATTTTTCATCAAAACCTAATAAAACAAGGCTTATGTAAAATAAGCATTTTAAAGATTAAAGGAAAATTAGCGGCAATTAATTATTATTTAATCGGCGATAATTGTTTATATTTTTATCAAAGTGGCTGGAAAAATAACTACGCTTCATTGTCACCAGGTTTTTCTTTACACCAGTGGAGCATTGAAAATAATGCCTTAGATTGTTATGACTTCATGATGGGGGAGCACCAGCAAAGTTACAAAAATAGTTATAGCTGCAATCAAATTGCTGATATGTTTACAGTC
- a CDS encoding glycosyltransferase family 4 protein, protein MTKQLKIIHIVSSLNVGGAERFVIDLGEKQLSLGNEVAILSFSSNDDPLVEIAKSKAIEVHSIERAASFFGQLKILLTLKKFDIIHIHTAYALKPLSIVMKIIGGNRCVYTRHGAAPNNSLEWQKIHQNFKPYIKAMSFVSQESAEIFKSNYPWHDIPMSVVDNGVLLPDLVSVNRVSENKLHIGSVGRLVPLKHQISLLKALSILPKEIQQLIQLHIFGDGECDQKLRAFAKDNLLEANIRFYGMVTERDQIYPTFDCLVVTSETEGLSLVIMESMAYCKPVIATSVGGNPKLVKHNENGWLVDYDDHEQLAKLLCHLSENVQQVTAFGLSAREYITKNFSLATAVNKYAEIYQK, encoded by the coding sequence ATGACAAAGCAACTTAAAATTATCCATATCGTTAGCAGTTTAAATGTCGGTGGCGCTGAACGCTTTGTGATAGATTTAGGCGAGAAGCAACTTTCCTTAGGAAACGAAGTTGCTATTTTATCATTCAGTTCAAATGACGATCCGTTAGTTGAAATAGCAAAAAGTAAAGCTATAGAAGTTCATAGTATAGAAAGAGCTGCGTCTTTTTTTGGGCAATTGAAAATATTACTTACCTTAAAAAAATTCGATATAATTCATATCCATACCGCTTATGCCTTAAAACCACTGTCAATTGTGATGAAAATTATAGGCGGTAATCGATGTGTTTATACCCGTCATGGTGCTGCACCAAACAACTCTTTGGAGTGGCAAAAAATTCATCAGAATTTTAAACCTTATATCAAAGCCATGTCATTTGTTTCTCAAGAGTCAGCGGAGATTTTTAAATCAAATTATCCTTGGCATGATATTCCAATGAGCGTTGTGGATAACGGTGTGTTATTACCTGATTTAGTTTCAGTCAACCGCGTATCAGAAAATAAACTTCATATTGGTAGTGTGGGCCGACTAGTACCATTAAAACATCAAATATCTCTACTAAAAGCTCTTTCGATATTACCTAAAGAAATTCAGCAATTAATCCAGCTTCATATTTTTGGTGACGGTGAGTGCGATCAGAAACTGCGTGCTTTTGCAAAAGACAATTTGCTTGAAGCTAACATTCGTTTCTATGGAATGGTGACGGAACGTGATCAAATATACCCTACGTTCGATTGTTTAGTTGTTACGTCTGAAACTGAGGGCTTATCCCTCGTTATTATGGAATCTATGGCCTACTGTAAGCCGGTGATCGCAACAAGTGTTGGAGGTAATCCTAAGCTTGTAAAACATAATGAAAATGGTTGGTTGGTAGATTATGACGATCACGAGCAATTAGCTAAATTGCTGTGTCATCTTAGTGAAAACGTGCAACAAGTAACAGCATTTGGATTATCAGCAAGAGAGTATATTACCAAAAATTTTTCTTTAGCAACCGCTGTTAATAAATATGCAGAAATATATCAAAAGTAG